One stretch of Leadbetterella byssophila DSM 17132 DNA includes these proteins:
- a CDS encoding 3-keto-disaccharide hydrolase — MKKILLLLLIPCLTFAQKSVSLFNGKNLDGWIVYGTEKWYVENGLLVCESGPDKGYGYLGTEKSYKDFELTLEFLPEANGNSGVFFHSSIEGTRVSGWQAEVAPPGHFSGGIYESYKRGWLIKPDPSKDNVKMNAWNKMKIRVKGDEVTTWVNGVQMVYLKDQVFADSDGKIALQIHDGGGIKVKWKNLKLKNL, encoded by the coding sequence ATGAAAAAAATTCTTTTACTGCTTCTCATTCCTTGTCTTACCTTTGCACAGAAATCTGTTTCCCTTTTTAACGGTAAAAACTTAGACGGATGGATAGTCTACGGAACCGAAAAATGGTATGTAGAAAATGGACTTTTAGTCTGTGAAAGTGGGCCGGACAAAGGTTATGGTTATTTGGGTACTGAAAAATCTTATAAAGATTTTGAGCTCACTTTAGAATTTTTGCCGGAAGCTAATGGAAATAGTGGTGTTTTTTTTCATTCCAGTATCGAAGGCACCAGAGTAAGTGGATGGCAGGCTGAGGTGGCTCCTCCGGGTCATTTCTCAGGTGGGATTTATGAGTCCTATAAAAGGGGATGGTTAATTAAGCCTGATCCTTCGAAAGATAATGTGAAGATGAATGCCTGGAACAAGATGAAGATCCGTGTGAAGGGAGATGAGGTGACAACTTGGGTAAATGGAGTGCAGATGGTGTACTTGAAAGACCAGGTCTTTGCTGATTCAGATGGAAAGATTGCCCTTCAGATTCATGACGGAGGTGGAATCAAGGTAAAGTGGAAGAATTTAAAGTTGAAAAATTTATAA